In Cryptomeria japonica chromosome 5, Sugi_1.0, whole genome shotgun sequence, the genomic window CTATCACAAACTCCAAGTATATATCAAATACAAGCATAAGTATTCTAAAGTAGTGTGTGAGATTTcatctattctagcgaagtccatgagcggtagaaccatgttctcgccttcatccgcATTCATTTGTCTTGCATTCACTTCCACTCAATTGCTCATTGCTCATTAGCAATAACGATCCCTAGTTTCATAAAAATAATACTGATCGTTCAATTGCATTTAAATAACATAATGTAGATCttttcattgcatttgaattcctatttcattatcatttatttgactaacaattctatttcaattctataaatgaaaaataagcattattttcttaaaataattatagataaataggGTTCGTGACTACTCACATCTTGATATGACTACTAATAAGACTATGTATTATATCCATACTctcttataggagttgagaaaatacaacaccacaaaagcccaaataatctctgcaagctgaaaaacctgttacaaagagaagcaatgaagcaaatcacagaaggaaagaatacacaaaaaaaatatgctccaaaatgtattgtcaataataatccttcttcatacaatgaaaagaaagaactcaacctttaataggtcaagaaaccctaaaagggaaaacctaggtttgcacataataagtaattaaaataattaattatatgcacctaaagttagcttaagtgtaaaagagataaagggaacttaaataattaaacaaataatatttaattaatcaagtaaatacccgaatactctaacacccccccttaagctagacttagggagaagctaaaacctagaatagctactgaaagcaataaaaatgggttccggcaacaaggcctgatcaggtacccaaatacaatgaaatctctataaactagagaaatagagaaaaccacgtgggaacaaaactctactccaaaaagagatggaaaagaataccactgaagcatgaagaacctacaaactctgtcgaagaataactgttgatctggagaacctccactgaaatcgaacatgactaggtagagaagactgtaatctacatgagtgccctcaaatgacactacttgaatcagatggtaaacaaggcaaacactgaaatcaaagatatagatggcatgagaaaccaaagcctaaagagctgatcaatcgaaccacagaagcattacaaccaataggataaacctccccataatgcggaagggggagagggacaagaacactgaaaaggatagccaaaaagaactgcatgacgaagaaccaggaacatcaaaggtgctgagacaagtacatggtgtcgtggaagaaacactcacttgacacacatcatgaggtgaatgtcatggaaggaacactcactggacaaaggaagatgaaaAACATCAatcccctcatggcactttatcaatagtgcatgtacaacaagacacaagatgtgcaagattccaagtaaacaatgcatgatggcactttatctcagtgcgtttgcataaatataagctacaatgataagaagactggaaatagaaacgagaaccaaaaaaagagacaccctactcagaaaagagatcccatgacttgaaacaaccacgatatccaccagagtgctgaaaagaaaaaaaaatgaataaaatatgcatggagcaaaatATGGAAGTAAAACCTATATATCTGGAAATTACAcagcacatgctttccaaaaatataaagttttcgaaaaacggagtttggatgcttattctacggctcccgaagtgcaaaaactagacctcactttgactggaaaaaaacatagtcatacaacaaaattggaaaaaattaccaacactatGAGGTCAGCCTCAGAACCAActtttcgacgcctattcgttttcgaaaaaatgactccgtatgcccaagatagagccaaaaaaccaaaccccccttgaaAAAGGCCAAAAAAAGAGGTTTGGTGGCTCTTTGGTGGTCCGATGGCCAGTGGGTGGCAACCCGGTGGCTAGGCAGTGGTCGGCTAGAAAAAATCGGGGGTGGCGGGGGGGCACTGGGGTGGCGAGCTGCAGGTGGCGGCTGGGGAGCGAAGGACGCAGCGGGTGACCGGAGGGCGTAGGGAGGCCGGCAGGGGGCCGGGCCGACGGGAAAGAAGATGTCGACGGCAGCGCGGGCCCAAAGAGGTGGCGGGGTTGTCGGAGGGGACAGCCGGTGGCGGTACCTATACGGACAGCTACAGGTCTGCGGAGCTAGGGGGCCCCACAGTACCCTGTGGGGATCcccccaaaacaattttttttttttttaaaaactttttttttgcttttttcaagagatttattttttttaaaaacaaattttggcctgcatgccgtaaaaaggcaaattattattaatttttttcatttttttctcgatctgcgtgccaaGGTCATACGgtctggatctgagaaaaaaattcactccaaaggctcaggaaccaaaataggtcaaattttatatgaccataggggttttcaggccttctgagcacgatggtgaggtccgtttaggtccaaagtgctcagaaaaataggtcaaaccctaggtacataaaaaattcttgaaaccctagatctacttccaaagcaaaattctcaaaacaagaacaggtagctacaaatctgaagctctgataccatataggagttgagaaaatacaacaccacaggagcccaaataatctctgcaagctgaaaaacctgttacaaggagaaacaatgaagcaaatcacagaaggaaagaatacacagaaaaaatatactccaaaatgtattgtcaataataatccttcttcatacaatgaaaagaaagaaatcaacctttaataagtcaagaaaccctaaaagagaaaacctaggtttgcatataataattaattaaaataattaattatatgcacctaaagttagcttaagtgtaaaagagataaagggaacttaaataattaaacaaataatgtttaattaatcaagtaaatacccaaatactctaacgtCTCACAcatgctctttctcttttgtttatttgtttctatccatatctttctttaCCTCTATCTCTACCTAATCTTCATTTCTATGCTCATCCATCATTATCTCTCTTTCTCCTCccatatatctatatctctctctatctcttcctctctatctccttatctctctagATCTTCATCTatccctctacctctctatctctttttCTTCATCCATTCATTTGTCTCTTTCTAGGCAATCTATATCCATATTtgtttacctctctatctctatttctccataTTTCATTTCCTTTCTCATTATGAGTCCATCTTTTTCTACCCCTATATCTATGTCTACTTCTCTATCTATATACCTctttttatctctatttttatctttccaTCACTACTTATCTCTCGATCCTCTCTTTAATtatctctccatatccctcttcACCATCTCCATTTTGatttccatctccatctccatctccaacACCATTTATTAAGTGGCATACTAATTGACCTAATGAACTACACAACTGTATACAAGAACGAGACTTTTTAAGATGCGATTTCTAATATAAATTCTATTTTATTAAAACTTTGACATTGATCATATTAATGTTTAGTGGGTCCCACTGACCAAAATGTACCTCTTGCATAAGCCCTCCACATATCTAGTTATTAATGCATACAGAAAATTTTAAGGGCGACTCAGACAACCAAAGAAAATGTTATATGACGACAAATGCCGAAATCTTTTCAAGCATAATAACATCGTAATTTATAGAAAACAGATTTTACTAATATACCATTTACTGTCAACTCATCAGAAATTCAATTTCGTAATAATATTCATAGAATATCAAAAACTCTATCTAAAATGACCTTGAACAAAACCAAAACTAAAGGGTCATCTAAAATGAAACCCTAACTCTCAAACAATTTCCAGAAGTGTTCATGTCTTCTTTTCTGGAGCACCATTGTCACGTCTCTGCATTCTTACAGATGGCTGAAGAATACGAGGTCCAGGATTAAGCCATGGGTGAAGGAGGGCCTCTGCTGCAGTGGGTCGCTTATGTGGGGCAAAGTCCAAGAGTGGAAGAAGAAAATTGCAGAATTCATCTGCATCTTCTTCTGAATACATCTCTCGGACCTCATTGATCAATGATCGAGACTGAGACACCCGATTGGCTTTCAAACTACCATCGCTGTGGAAGTAGCGAGCAGAACGATGTCCACCACAAGCAATTTCCTTGGGCATGGCACCAAGGAGCTCTATCATTTGTGCCAGGTGATCAACAGCAATATCATAACGATCAAACAACAATTTACCCGTCACAAGTTGAAACACAATGCACCCAAGGGACCATATGTCTGCTGAGGTAGAGAATTCAGATACAAGAAGAATCTCGGGACATGTGTAAGCCCCACAACTTTGAATATCGCTCAACAAGTTCTTGTGGGTCCAGCAAGCATTACTCAACCCTGCAATCTTGCATTTAAGATCAGAATTTGCTGTATGGGGAAGGAGGATTGGAACACCAGACATACTAAGATATCCAGTGGGTTCAGCGGTGAAAGGCAAAACAATGTTTTCTGGGCTGAGACCCGTGTGAATTATAGAATGTTGGCGATGCAAATAGTCAAGTCCTCCCAAAACACTAGAGCAGATTCCTTTTACCATGTTCAAAGGAATACCCTTGTAATCATAATGCTTCCCTAGCTCTAATAAGTTGTCTCCCATAAGCTCGAAGACCATGCACACATGGGCTCCATTTGGTCCATTGTGCGTGAAGAAATCAAGCAATTTAACTACATGGGCATCGCCATTTTTGCTTGCTATATCCACAAGAACCCCAATCTCCTTCCATGCCATTGTATTGTAATGCTGTGCAGTTTTGTGTACTCTGAGGATCACAAACTTGTTGCTTAGAGTGTCACAGGCGAGCCAAAGAGTGTAGGAATACGTCGAGCCCAATTGTTTTTGCGCCCAATAGCGCATTTCCTTGAAGGGATCGGGACAACTAGTAGGGTGGTAATGTTCATCCCTTTCCATCTCCTGGTTTTCCTATTCCTCTCCTCCAATTCAATCAATGTGCCCGCAAGAGCTCTTCACAGATTGCATATCAGTTTTAGTTGGGGTAGCTGGAGATTCATCCGTTAATATCCGTTACTGTAATATTCCCATCATGTCTCGTATCCCTTTCTTCATATTCGCATTCCCTCACACTTAATTCACCATATATAGAT contains:
- the LOC131068382 gene encoding uncharacterized protein LOC131068382; the protein is MERDEHYHPTSCPDPFKEMRYWAQKQLGSTYSYTLWLACDTLSNKFVILRVHKTAQHYNTMAWKEIGVLVDIASKNGDAHVVKLLDFFTHNGPNGAHVCMVFELMGDNLLELGKHYDYKGIPLNMVKGICSSVLGGLDYLHRQHSIIHTGLSPENIVLPFTAEPTGYLSMSGVPILLPHTANSDLKCKIAGLSNACWTHKNLLSDIQSCGAYTCPEILLVSEFSTSADIWSLGCIVFQLVTGKLLFDRYDIAVDHLAQMIELLGAMPKEIACGGHRSARYFHSDGSLKANRVSQSRSLINEVREMYSEEDADEFCNFLLPLLDFAPHKRPTAAEALLHPWLNPGPRILQPSVRMQRRDNGAPEKKT